From Acidimicrobiia bacterium, one genomic window encodes:
- a CDS encoding alpha/beta fold hydrolase, whose translation MEVIDNMDLPRRRDNQQWILDYLIKTTGRAQTFEPDTRILPAEVRSHVMISKIVGQRALRSEQLARDAEAAGHRHVALTAYADAVRSYVDAQHSIFDPERFDEKRYWFDRAIACNTRVRALSPHPIERIEVPWEAASMPAHLHLQPGRKKGPMILFIPGMDGTKETSGIGPLAEVFMPHGVHVFSMDGPGQGESTLRGLHITDDNYERAISAALDLLLELPEVDPERIAVIGRSFGSLWALRAAARDPRVKAVAVDAVCFGDKRAIFERASPRFKQIFMMMAGEDDEARFDRMAERMVILGHGSKIMCPTLISAGEFDPLTTLHEVEAVFDELAGPKELWILEDQFHSYRDVPGLLVVRRGFGDLVSCRTIPAVAGFVALPTPVIK comes from the coding sequence GTGGAAGTGATTGACAACATGGATCTTCCCCGCCGACGCGACAATCAGCAGTGGATTCTCGATTACCTGATCAAGACCACCGGACGGGCGCAGACTTTTGAGCCTGACACGCGCATCCTTCCGGCCGAGGTACGCAGTCATGTCATGATCTCCAAGATCGTCGGTCAACGGGCGCTGCGCTCGGAGCAACTGGCGCGTGACGCGGAAGCGGCTGGGCATCGGCACGTCGCGCTCACTGCATACGCAGACGCGGTCAGGTCATACGTCGATGCCCAACACAGCATTTTCGACCCGGAGCGGTTCGACGAGAAACGGTACTGGTTCGACCGCGCGATCGCCTGTAACACTCGTGTCCGTGCCTTGTCACCGCACCCTATCGAGCGTATCGAGGTTCCCTGGGAGGCCGCGTCGATGCCGGCTCACCTCCATCTCCAGCCGGGAAGGAAGAAGGGGCCCATGATTCTGTTCATTCCGGGTATGGACGGAACAAAGGAAACGTCCGGCATCGGTCCGCTGGCTGAGGTGTTCATGCCGCACGGTGTCCACGTATTCAGCATGGATGGACCTGGCCAGGGGGAGAGCACTTTGCGAGGGCTCCATATCACCGACGACAACTACGAGCGGGCCATCTCTGCCGCGCTTGATCTGTTGCTCGAGCTTCCGGAGGTCGATCCCGAACGTATTGCGGTGATCGGACGGAGCTTCGGATCTCTCTGGGCGTTACGTGCAGCAGCACGCGACCCACGAGTCAAAGCGGTGGCGGTGGACGCGGTCTGCTTCGGAGACAAACGGGCAATTTTCGAGCGGGCGTCTCCAAGGTTCAAACAGATCTTCATGATGATGGCCGGTGAGGATGACGAGGCCCGTTTCGACCGAATGGCAGAGCGCATGGTGATCCTCGGTCACGGCTCCAAGATCATGTGTCCCACCTTGATATCGGCTGGGGAGTTCGACCCGCTAACCACCCTGCATGAAGTCGAAGCGGTGTTCGATGAACTCGCCGGTCCCAAGGAGTTGTGGATTCTGGAGGATCAATTCCACTCCTATCGTGACGTCCCGGGTCTTCTAGTGGTCCGTCGCGGATTTGGTGACTTGGTCTCCTGCCGGACGATCCCCGCTGTGGCAGGGTTCGTGGCACTGCCTACCCCGGTCATCAAATAG